The region CCCTTGCCTGGGCATACGCCGGAGGAGCTTGGGGTTTCGATCCACAAGGAGCTGGAGCGCCTGAAGACCGAGGACGTGAGCGACGCGGAGCTGGAGCGCTACAAGGAACGGACGAAGGCGGACAAGTTGAGCGGGCTGGCGGATAACGCGGGGCTGGCGAACTCGCTGGCCGAGTACCAGACGCGGTATGGGGATTGGCGCGAGATGTTCCGTGAGATTGCGAAGATCGACGCGGTGACGAAGGCGGATATCAAGCGCGTGGCCAACAAGACGTTTGTGGCGAGCAACCGGACGACGGCGGAGATTGTGTACGACGCACCTAAGGCCGGTGCGCCGAAGAGTGCGGCCGCACCCGCAGGCGGTGCCCAGTGAAGATGACTTTTGGACGGAGTGAGATGACGAAGTGGGCTGGTTTGGCGTTGCTGCCGGTATTGCTGGCGGGTGTGGGGACAGGTGCGGTTCAGGCGCAGGCGAAGCATGCCGCAGGTGTGACAGCGGCGGAGCCCTGGAAGAAGATTCCGATCCCGCCGCTGCATGACTTCAAGCCGGTGCAGCCGACGCGGATCGAGCTGGCGAACGGGCTGGTAATTTTTCTGCAGCCGGACCACGAGCTGCCGTTTATCAAGGGCGGCATCCTGATACGGGGTGGAAGCCGGGATGAGCCGGCGGACAAGATCGGGCTGGTGAGCCTGTATGGGCAGACGTGGCGGACGAGCGGGACGCCGACCGAGAGCGGTGAGGCGCTGGACGATGCGCTGGCGCTGAAGGCGGCGAGCGTGGAGACGAGCGGTGGGCTGGCTACGACCTCGCTGCGCTGGTCGAGCTTCTCCAAGGACTTCGACCTGGTGTTTGGCGATGCGATGGATGTGCTGCTGCATCCAGCCTTCAAGGCGGATAAGCTGGCGTTGGCGAAGAGGCAGTTGGATACGGGGATTGCTCGGCGCAATGATGATGCTTCCGGGATTGCGGGGCGGGAGGTTTCCGTGCTCGCTTACGGCAAGGACAGCCCTTATGCGCGGGAGACCGAGTATGCGACGGTTGCGGCTGTAAAGCTGAGCGACCTGAAGGACTGGCATGACCGGACGGTCGCGCCGAACAATATGATCGTTTCGGTCTCCGGGGACTTCGATCCGGCGGCGATGGAAGCGAAGCTGCGTCAGGCGTTCGAGGGGATGAAGCAGGGTAAGAAACAGCTTGTCAGCAAGGGCGAGTACAAGGACCCGAAGCCGGGCGTCTACTTTGTGAACAAGACGGATGTGGATCAATCCAACGTCTACATCGTGGGCCTGGGCACGGAGCGGAATAACCCGGACTACTATGCGCTGAGCGTGATGAACGAGATCTTCTCCGGCGGGTTTGGGTCGCGCGTGTTCCAGAGCGTAAGGACGCGGCTGGGGCTGGCGTACAGCGTGGGCGGGGCTTATGGGGCTTCGTATGACCATCCGGGGCTGTTCACGGTGGGCGCGGCGACGAAGAGCGCGAGCACAGTGGCTGCCGTGAAGGCGATGGAAGACGAGATCGGCAAGCTGAAAACGGTTCCTCCGACGGCTGCGGAGATGAAGAGCGCGAAGGACCAGGTGCTGAACTCGTTTGTGTTCAACTACGACTCGCCCGAAAAGACGCTGAGTGAACAGGTTTCACTGGCGTTCTATGGGTATCCGGC is a window of Granulicella tundricola MP5ACTX9 DNA encoding:
- a CDS encoding M16 family metallopeptidase; the protein is MTFGRSEMTKWAGLALLPVLLAGVGTGAVQAQAKHAAGVTAAEPWKKIPIPPLHDFKPVQPTRIELANGLVIFLQPDHELPFIKGGILIRGGSRDEPADKIGLVSLYGQTWRTSGTPTESGEALDDALALKAASVETSGGLATTSLRWSSFSKDFDLVFGDAMDVLLHPAFKADKLALAKRQLDTGIARRNDDASGIAGREVSVLAYGKDSPYARETEYATVAAVKLSDLKDWHDRTVAPNNMIVSVSGDFDPAAMEAKLRQAFEGMKQGKKQLVSKGEYKDPKPGVYFVNKTDVDQSNVYIVGLGTERNNPDYYALSVMNEIFSGGFGSRVFQSVRTRLGLAYSVGGAYGASYDHPGLFTVGAATKSASTVAAVKAMEDEIGKLKTVPPTAAEMKSAKDQVLNSFVFNYDSPEKTLSEQVSLAFYGYPADFLEKYKSGIEQVTAADVTRVANKYIDEKKLAIVVVGNGAEFGGPLTGLGAVTDVDIAIPPPVAAGGPGGLPPPQ